In Salmo salar chromosome ssa03, Ssal_v3.1, whole genome shotgun sequence, a single genomic region encodes these proteins:
- the LOC123723806 gene encoding C-type lectin domain family 4 member E, whose amino-acid sequence MRKFSNLKQTCPKDWKKFESSWYFLSTETKTWGESKDDCLERGADLVIINSDKEQEFLFHLNKGFWIGLTDTVTEGTWKWVDGNPLTTPKYWGSGQPNGGGVENCVLLTHSSSDQGPWHDYPCSFNRSWICEIVLSHF is encoded by the exons ATGAGAAAGTTCTCTAATCTGA AACAAACCTGCCCTAAAGACTGGAAGAAGTTTGAATCCAGTTGGTACTTCCTGTCTACTGAGACTAAAACCTGGGGGGAGAGCAAAGATgactgtctggagagaggagcagacctgGTGATCATCAACAGTGATAAGgaacag GAGTTTCTCTTCCACCTCAACAAGGGTttctggattggtctgactgacactgttactgaggggacctggaaatgggtggacggcaacccactgaccaccccaaa GTACTGGGGGAGTGGACAGCCTAATGGTGGTGGAGTGGAGAACTGTGTGTTGTTAACTCACAGTTCATCAGACCAAGGACCATGGCATGACTATCCGTGTTCATTTAACCGTTCCTGGATCTGTGAGATAGTTCTTTCTCACTTTTAG